A region from the Onthophagus taurus isolate NC chromosome 8, IU_Otau_3.0, whole genome shotgun sequence genome encodes:
- the LOC111425211 gene encoding glutamate-gated chloride channel isoform X3 codes for MIVPALVLITILLQAVTCSSIKINFREKEKEVLDQILGPGRYDARIRPSGVNGTGGPTVVAINIFLRSISKIDDYKMEYSVQLTFREQWLDERLKFNDFGGKLKYLTLTESNRVWMPDLFFANEKEGHTHNIIMPNVYIRIFPYGSVLYSIRISLTLSCPMNLKLYPLDRQTCSLRMASYGWTTNDLVFLWKEGDPVQVVKNLHLPRFTLEKFLTDYCNSKTNTGEYSCLKVDLLFKREFSYYLIQIYIPCCMLVIVSWVSFWLDQGAVPARVSLGVTTLLTMATQTSGINASLPPVSYTKAIDVWTGVCLTFVFGALLEFALVNYASRSDMHRENMKKQRRQCELEHAASMDATSDLIDTDSNAAFAMVRLFSLCTGSDRRITHCVSFQKPLVRHPGDPMSLEKVRQCEIHMQQARPNCCKSWLSKFPTRSKRIDVISRITFPLVFAVFNVIYWSTYLFREDSEES; via the exons ATGATCGTCCCTGCGCTTGTACTTATTACTATTTTACTTCAAGCGGTCac ATGTTCCAGTATCAAGATCAACTTCAGGGAAAAGGAAAAGGAGGTGCTTGATCAGATCTTAGGTCCAGGACGATACGACGCCAGAATCCGACCGTCGGGAGTAAACGGAACAG GGGGACCCACTGTAGTGGCGATCAACATCTTTCTACGCTCTATCAGCAAAATAGATGATTATAAGATG GAATACAGCGTTCAACTCACCTTCAGGGAACAATGGCTCGATGAAAGGCTCAAATTCAACGATTTTGGAGGAAAACTCAAGTATCTCACCTTAACAGAATCCAACAGAGTTTGGATGCCCGATCTCTTCTTTGCCAATGAAAAAGAGGGACACACGCACAATATCATCATGCCGAACGTCTACATAAGAATTTTTCCATATGGATCTGTTTTATACAGTATAag aatatcCTTAACGCTTTCATGTCCAATGAATCTCAAATTATATCCTTTGGATCGACAAACGTGTTCTTTAAGAATGGCTAGTT ATGGTTGGACAACGAATGACTTGGTGTTTCTTTGGAAAGAAGGGGATCCTGTGCAAGTTGTTAAGAATTTACACCTACCACGATTCACgttggaaaaatttttgactGATTATTGCAACAGTAAAACGAATACAG GAGAATACAGTTGTCTTAAAGTAGATCTTCTCTTCAAACGTGAATTCTCATATTACCTTATCCAAATTTACATCCCTTGTTGCATGTTGGTAATCGTTTCTTGGGTATCCTTCTGGTTGGATCAAGGGGCTGTACCAGCTCGAGTATCACTAGGAGTGACAACTCTTCTAACGATGGCCACACAAACGTCAGGCATAAACGCGTCATTACCTCCGGTATCCTACACGAAAGCAATTGACGTTTGGACCGGTGTATGTTTAACATTTGTTTTTGGAGCATTATTAGAATTCGCTTTGGTCAACTACGCATCTAGATCGGACATGCATCGTGAGAATATGAAGAAGCAAAGGAGGCAGTGCGAATTGGAACACGCTGCGTCGATGGACGCAACATCAGACCTGATAGACACTGACAGCAACGCCGCATTTGCAATGGTAAGGCTCTTTTCGCTCTGCACGGGATCGGACAGGCGCATTACGCATTGTGTGTCCTTTCAGAAGCCTTTGGTACGACATCCTGGCGATCCGATGAGCCTAGAGAAGGTCAGGCAGTGTGAGATTCACATGCAACAGGCGAGGCCAAATTGTTGTAAGTCGTGGTTGTCAAAATTCCCAACGAGATCCAAACGGATCGACGTGATCTCGCGGATAACGTTCCCATTGGTGTTTGCCGTTTTTAACGTGATTTACTGGTCGACGTATTTATTCCGGGAAGATAGCGAAGAGTCGTAA
- the LOC111425211 gene encoding glutamate-gated chloride channel isoform X6 yields the protein MIVPALVLITILLQAVTCSSIKINFREKEKEVLDQILGPGRYDARIRPSGVNGTGGPTVVAINIFLRSISKIDDYKMEYSVQLTFREQWLDERLKFNDFGGKLKYLTLTESNRVWMPDLFFANEKEGHTHNIIMPNVYIRIFPYGSVLYSIRISLTLSCPMNLKLYPLDRQTCSLRMASYGWTTNDLVFLWKEGDPVQVVKNLHLPRFTLEKFLTDYCNSKTNTGEYSCLKVDLLFKREFSYYLIQIYIPCCMLVIVSWVSFWLDQGAVPARVSLGVTTLLTMATQTSGINASLPPVSYTKAIDVWTGVCLTFVFGALLEFALVNYASRSDMHRENMKKQRRQCELEHAASMDATSDLIDTDSNAAFAMKPLVRHPGDPMSLEKVRQCEIHMQQARPNCCKSWLSKFPTRSKRIDVISRITFPLVFAVFNVIYWSTYLFREDSEES from the exons ATGATCGTCCCTGCGCTTGTACTTATTACTATTTTACTTCAAGCGGTCac ATGTTCCAGTATCAAGATCAACTTCAGGGAAAAGGAAAAGGAGGTGCTTGATCAGATCTTAGGTCCAGGACGATACGACGCCAGAATCCGACCGTCGGGAGTAAACGGAACAG GGGGACCCACTGTAGTGGCGATCAACATCTTTCTACGCTCTATCAGCAAAATAGATGATTATAAGATG GAATACAGCGTTCAACTCACCTTCAGGGAACAATGGCTCGATGAAAGGCTCAAATTCAACGATTTTGGAGGAAAACTCAAGTATCTCACCTTAACAGAATCCAACAGAGTTTGGATGCCCGATCTCTTCTTTGCCAATGAAAAAGAGGGACACACGCACAATATCATCATGCCGAACGTCTACATAAGAATTTTTCCATATGGATCTGTTTTATACAGTATAag aatatcCTTAACGCTTTCATGTCCAATGAATCTCAAATTATATCCTTTGGATCGACAAACGTGTTCTTTAAGAATGGCTAGTT ATGGTTGGACAACGAATGACTTGGTGTTTCTTTGGAAAGAAGGGGATCCTGTGCAAGTTGTTAAGAATTTACACCTACCACGATTCACgttggaaaaatttttgactGATTATTGCAACAGTAAAACGAATACAG GAGAATACAGTTGTCTTAAAGTAGATCTTCTCTTCAAACGTGAATTCTCATATTACCTTATCCAAATTTACATCCCTTGTTGCATGTTGGTAATCGTTTCTTGGGTATCCTTCTGGTTGGATCAAGGGGCTGTACCAGCTCGAGTATCACTAGGAGTGACAACTCTTCTAACGATGGCCACACAAACGTCAGGCATAAACGCGTCATTACCTCCGGTATCCTACACGAAAGCAATTGACGTTTGGACCGGTGTATGTTTAACATTTGTTTTTGGAGCATTATTAGAATTCGCTTTGGTCAACTACGCATCTAGATCGGACATGCATCGTGAGAATATGAAGAAGCAAAGGAGGCAGTGCGAATTGGAACACGCTGCGTCGATGGACGCAACATCAGACCTGATAGACACTGACAGCAACGCCGCATTTGCAATG AAGCCTTTGGTACGACATCCTGGCGATCCGATGAGCCTAGAGAAGGTCAGGCAGTGTGAGATTCACATGCAACAGGCGAGGCCAAATTGTTGTAAGTCGTGGTTGTCAAAATTCCCAACGAGATCCAAACGGATCGACGTGATCTCGCGGATAACGTTCCCATTGGTGTTTGCCGTTTTTAACGTGATTTACTGGTCGACGTATTTATTCCGGGAAGATAGCGAAGAGTCGTAA
- the LOC111425211 gene encoding glutamate-gated chloride channel isoform X4, with protein sequence MIVPALVLITILLQAVTCSSIKINFREKEKEVLDQILGPGRYDARIRPSGVNGTDGPAIVRVNLFVRSIATISDIKMEYSVQLTFREQWLDERLKFNDFGGKLKYLTLTESNRVWMPDLFFANEKEGHTHNIIMPNVYIRIFPYGSVLYSIRISLTLSCPMNLKLYPLDRQTCSLRMASYGWTTNDLVFLWKEGDPVQVVKNLHLPRFTLEKFLTDYCNSKTNTGEYSCLKVDLLFKREFSYYLIQIYIPCCMLVIVSWVSFWLDQGAVPARVSLGVTTLLTMATQTSGINASLPPVSYTKAIDVWTGVCLTFVFGALLEFALVNYASRSDMHRENMKKQRRQCELEHAASMDATSDLIDTDSNAAFAMKPLVRHPGDPMSLEKVRQCEIHMQQARPNCCKSWLSKFPTRSKRIDVISRITFPLVFAVFNVIYWSTYLFREDSEES encoded by the exons ATGATCGTCCCTGCGCTTGTACTTATTACTATTTTACTTCAAGCGGTCac ATGTTCCAGTATCAAGATCAACTTCAGGGAAAAGGAAAAGGAGGTGCTTGATCAGATCTTAGGTCCAGGACGATACGACGCCAGAATCCGACCGTCGGGAGTAAACGGAACAG ATGGACCTGCCATTGTACGAGTAAACCTGTTTGTTCGCAGTATTGCAACTATCAGTGACATCAAGATG GAATACAGCGTTCAACTCACCTTCAGGGAACAATGGCTCGATGAAAGGCTCAAATTCAACGATTTTGGAGGAAAACTCAAGTATCTCACCTTAACAGAATCCAACAGAGTTTGGATGCCCGATCTCTTCTTTGCCAATGAAAAAGAGGGACACACGCACAATATCATCATGCCGAACGTCTACATAAGAATTTTTCCATATGGATCTGTTTTATACAGTATAag aatatcCTTAACGCTTTCATGTCCAATGAATCTCAAATTATATCCTTTGGATCGACAAACGTGTTCTTTAAGAATGGCTAGTT ATGGTTGGACAACGAATGACTTGGTGTTTCTTTGGAAAGAAGGGGATCCTGTGCAAGTTGTTAAGAATTTACACCTACCACGATTCACgttggaaaaatttttgactGATTATTGCAACAGTAAAACGAATACAG GAGAATACAGTTGTCTTAAAGTAGATCTTCTCTTCAAACGTGAATTCTCATATTACCTTATCCAAATTTACATCCCTTGTTGCATGTTGGTAATCGTTTCTTGGGTATCCTTCTGGTTGGATCAAGGGGCTGTACCAGCTCGAGTATCACTAGGAGTGACAACTCTTCTAACGATGGCCACACAAACGTCAGGCATAAACGCGTCATTACCTCCGGTATCCTACACGAAAGCAATTGACGTTTGGACCGGTGTATGTTTAACATTTGTTTTTGGAGCATTATTAGAATTCGCTTTGGTCAACTACGCATCTAGATCGGACATGCATCGTGAGAATATGAAGAAGCAAAGGAGGCAGTGCGAATTGGAACACGCTGCGTCGATGGACGCAACATCAGACCTGATAGACACTGACAGCAACGCCGCATTTGCAATG AAGCCTTTGGTACGACATCCTGGCGATCCGATGAGCCTAGAGAAGGTCAGGCAGTGTGAGATTCACATGCAACAGGCGAGGCCAAATTGTTGTAAGTCGTGGTTGTCAAAATTCCCAACGAGATCCAAACGGATCGACGTGATCTCGCGGATAACGTTCCCATTGGTGTTTGCCGTTTTTAACGTGATTTACTGGTCGACGTATTTATTCCGGGAAGATAGCGAAGAGTCGTAA
- the LOC111425211 gene encoding glutamate-gated chloride channel isoform X5: MIVPALVLITILLQAVTCSSIKINFREKEKEVLDQILGPGRYDARIRPSGVNGTDGPAIVNVNIFVRSISKIDDVTMEYSVQLTFREQWLDERLKFNDFGGKLKYLTLTESNRVWMPDLFFANEKEGHTHNIIMPNVYIRIFPYGSVLYSIRISLTLSCPMNLKLYPLDRQTCSLRMASYGWTTNDLVFLWKEGDPVQVVKNLHLPRFTLEKFLTDYCNSKTNTGEYSCLKVDLLFKREFSYYLIQIYIPCCMLVIVSWVSFWLDQGAVPARVSLGVTTLLTMATQTSGINASLPPVSYTKAIDVWTGVCLTFVFGALLEFALVNYASRSDMHRENMKKQRRQCELEHAASMDATSDLIDTDSNAAFAMKPLVRHPGDPMSLEKVRQCEIHMQQARPNCCKSWLSKFPTRSKRIDVISRITFPLVFAVFNVIYWSTYLFREDSEES, encoded by the exons ATGATCGTCCCTGCGCTTGTACTTATTACTATTTTACTTCAAGCGGTCac ATGTTCCAGTATCAAGATCAACTTCAGGGAAAAGGAAAAGGAGGTGCTTGATCAGATCTTAGGTCCAGGACGATACGACGCCAGAATCCGACCGTCGGGAGTAAACGGAACAG ATGGACCCGCTATAGTGAATGTCAACATTTTTGTGAGaagtatctcaaaaattgatgaCGTCACCATG GAATACAGCGTTCAACTCACCTTCAGGGAACAATGGCTCGATGAAAGGCTCAAATTCAACGATTTTGGAGGAAAACTCAAGTATCTCACCTTAACAGAATCCAACAGAGTTTGGATGCCCGATCTCTTCTTTGCCAATGAAAAAGAGGGACACACGCACAATATCATCATGCCGAACGTCTACATAAGAATTTTTCCATATGGATCTGTTTTATACAGTATAag aatatcCTTAACGCTTTCATGTCCAATGAATCTCAAATTATATCCTTTGGATCGACAAACGTGTTCTTTAAGAATGGCTAGTT ATGGTTGGACAACGAATGACTTGGTGTTTCTTTGGAAAGAAGGGGATCCTGTGCAAGTTGTTAAGAATTTACACCTACCACGATTCACgttggaaaaatttttgactGATTATTGCAACAGTAAAACGAATACAG GAGAATACAGTTGTCTTAAAGTAGATCTTCTCTTCAAACGTGAATTCTCATATTACCTTATCCAAATTTACATCCCTTGTTGCATGTTGGTAATCGTTTCTTGGGTATCCTTCTGGTTGGATCAAGGGGCTGTACCAGCTCGAGTATCACTAGGAGTGACAACTCTTCTAACGATGGCCACACAAACGTCAGGCATAAACGCGTCATTACCTCCGGTATCCTACACGAAAGCAATTGACGTTTGGACCGGTGTATGTTTAACATTTGTTTTTGGAGCATTATTAGAATTCGCTTTGGTCAACTACGCATCTAGATCGGACATGCATCGTGAGAATATGAAGAAGCAAAGGAGGCAGTGCGAATTGGAACACGCTGCGTCGATGGACGCAACATCAGACCTGATAGACACTGACAGCAACGCCGCATTTGCAATG AAGCCTTTGGTACGACATCCTGGCGATCCGATGAGCCTAGAGAAGGTCAGGCAGTGTGAGATTCACATGCAACAGGCGAGGCCAAATTGTTGTAAGTCGTGGTTGTCAAAATTCCCAACGAGATCCAAACGGATCGACGTGATCTCGCGGATAACGTTCCCATTGGTGTTTGCCGTTTTTAACGTGATTTACTGGTCGACGTATTTATTCCGGGAAGATAGCGAAGAGTCGTAA
- the LOC111425211 gene encoding glutamate-gated chloride channel isoform X1, which translates to MIVPALVLITILLQAVTCSSIKINFREKEKEVLDQILGPGRYDARIRPSGVNGTDGPAIVRVNLFVRSIATISDIKMEYSVQLTFREQWLDERLKFNDFGGKLKYLTLTESNRVWMPDLFFANEKEGHTHNIIMPNVYIRIFPYGSVLYSIRISLTLSCPMNLKLYPLDRQTCSLRMASYGWTTNDLVFLWKEGDPVQVVKNLHLPRFTLEKFLTDYCNSKTNTGEYSCLKVDLLFKREFSYYLIQIYIPCCMLVIVSWVSFWLDQGAVPARVSLGVTTLLTMATQTSGINASLPPVSYTKAIDVWTGVCLTFVFGALLEFALVNYASRSDMHRENMKKQRRQCELEHAASMDATSDLIDTDSNAAFAMVRLFSLCTGSDRRITHCVSFQKPLVRHPGDPMSLEKVRQCEIHMQQARPNCCKSWLSKFPTRSKRIDVISRITFPLVFAVFNVIYWSTYLFREDSEES; encoded by the exons ATGATCGTCCCTGCGCTTGTACTTATTACTATTTTACTTCAAGCGGTCac ATGTTCCAGTATCAAGATCAACTTCAGGGAAAAGGAAAAGGAGGTGCTTGATCAGATCTTAGGTCCAGGACGATACGACGCCAGAATCCGACCGTCGGGAGTAAACGGAACAG ATGGACCTGCCATTGTACGAGTAAACCTGTTTGTTCGCAGTATTGCAACTATCAGTGACATCAAGATG GAATACAGCGTTCAACTCACCTTCAGGGAACAATGGCTCGATGAAAGGCTCAAATTCAACGATTTTGGAGGAAAACTCAAGTATCTCACCTTAACAGAATCCAACAGAGTTTGGATGCCCGATCTCTTCTTTGCCAATGAAAAAGAGGGACACACGCACAATATCATCATGCCGAACGTCTACATAAGAATTTTTCCATATGGATCTGTTTTATACAGTATAag aatatcCTTAACGCTTTCATGTCCAATGAATCTCAAATTATATCCTTTGGATCGACAAACGTGTTCTTTAAGAATGGCTAGTT ATGGTTGGACAACGAATGACTTGGTGTTTCTTTGGAAAGAAGGGGATCCTGTGCAAGTTGTTAAGAATTTACACCTACCACGATTCACgttggaaaaatttttgactGATTATTGCAACAGTAAAACGAATACAG GAGAATACAGTTGTCTTAAAGTAGATCTTCTCTTCAAACGTGAATTCTCATATTACCTTATCCAAATTTACATCCCTTGTTGCATGTTGGTAATCGTTTCTTGGGTATCCTTCTGGTTGGATCAAGGGGCTGTACCAGCTCGAGTATCACTAGGAGTGACAACTCTTCTAACGATGGCCACACAAACGTCAGGCATAAACGCGTCATTACCTCCGGTATCCTACACGAAAGCAATTGACGTTTGGACCGGTGTATGTTTAACATTTGTTTTTGGAGCATTATTAGAATTCGCTTTGGTCAACTACGCATCTAGATCGGACATGCATCGTGAGAATATGAAGAAGCAAAGGAGGCAGTGCGAATTGGAACACGCTGCGTCGATGGACGCAACATCAGACCTGATAGACACTGACAGCAACGCCGCATTTGCAATGGTAAGGCTCTTTTCGCTCTGCACGGGATCGGACAGGCGCATTACGCATTGTGTGTCCTTTCAGAAGCCTTTGGTACGACATCCTGGCGATCCGATGAGCCTAGAGAAGGTCAGGCAGTGTGAGATTCACATGCAACAGGCGAGGCCAAATTGTTGTAAGTCGTGGTTGTCAAAATTCCCAACGAGATCCAAACGGATCGACGTGATCTCGCGGATAACGTTCCCATTGGTGTTTGCCGTTTTTAACGTGATTTACTGGTCGACGTATTTATTCCGGGAAGATAGCGAAGAGTCGTAA
- the LOC111425211 gene encoding glutamate-gated chloride channel isoform X2: protein MIVPALVLITILLQAVTCSSIKINFREKEKEVLDQILGPGRYDARIRPSGVNGTDGPAIVNVNIFVRSISKIDDVTMEYSVQLTFREQWLDERLKFNDFGGKLKYLTLTESNRVWMPDLFFANEKEGHTHNIIMPNVYIRIFPYGSVLYSIRISLTLSCPMNLKLYPLDRQTCSLRMASYGWTTNDLVFLWKEGDPVQVVKNLHLPRFTLEKFLTDYCNSKTNTGEYSCLKVDLLFKREFSYYLIQIYIPCCMLVIVSWVSFWLDQGAVPARVSLGVTTLLTMATQTSGINASLPPVSYTKAIDVWTGVCLTFVFGALLEFALVNYASRSDMHRENMKKQRRQCELEHAASMDATSDLIDTDSNAAFAMVRLFSLCTGSDRRITHCVSFQKPLVRHPGDPMSLEKVRQCEIHMQQARPNCCKSWLSKFPTRSKRIDVISRITFPLVFAVFNVIYWSTYLFREDSEES, encoded by the exons ATGATCGTCCCTGCGCTTGTACTTATTACTATTTTACTTCAAGCGGTCac ATGTTCCAGTATCAAGATCAACTTCAGGGAAAAGGAAAAGGAGGTGCTTGATCAGATCTTAGGTCCAGGACGATACGACGCCAGAATCCGACCGTCGGGAGTAAACGGAACAG ATGGACCCGCTATAGTGAATGTCAACATTTTTGTGAGaagtatctcaaaaattgatgaCGTCACCATG GAATACAGCGTTCAACTCACCTTCAGGGAACAATGGCTCGATGAAAGGCTCAAATTCAACGATTTTGGAGGAAAACTCAAGTATCTCACCTTAACAGAATCCAACAGAGTTTGGATGCCCGATCTCTTCTTTGCCAATGAAAAAGAGGGACACACGCACAATATCATCATGCCGAACGTCTACATAAGAATTTTTCCATATGGATCTGTTTTATACAGTATAag aatatcCTTAACGCTTTCATGTCCAATGAATCTCAAATTATATCCTTTGGATCGACAAACGTGTTCTTTAAGAATGGCTAGTT ATGGTTGGACAACGAATGACTTGGTGTTTCTTTGGAAAGAAGGGGATCCTGTGCAAGTTGTTAAGAATTTACACCTACCACGATTCACgttggaaaaatttttgactGATTATTGCAACAGTAAAACGAATACAG GAGAATACAGTTGTCTTAAAGTAGATCTTCTCTTCAAACGTGAATTCTCATATTACCTTATCCAAATTTACATCCCTTGTTGCATGTTGGTAATCGTTTCTTGGGTATCCTTCTGGTTGGATCAAGGGGCTGTACCAGCTCGAGTATCACTAGGAGTGACAACTCTTCTAACGATGGCCACACAAACGTCAGGCATAAACGCGTCATTACCTCCGGTATCCTACACGAAAGCAATTGACGTTTGGACCGGTGTATGTTTAACATTTGTTTTTGGAGCATTATTAGAATTCGCTTTGGTCAACTACGCATCTAGATCGGACATGCATCGTGAGAATATGAAGAAGCAAAGGAGGCAGTGCGAATTGGAACACGCTGCGTCGATGGACGCAACATCAGACCTGATAGACACTGACAGCAACGCCGCATTTGCAATGGTAAGGCTCTTTTCGCTCTGCACGGGATCGGACAGGCGCATTACGCATTGTGTGTCCTTTCAGAAGCCTTTGGTACGACATCCTGGCGATCCGATGAGCCTAGAGAAGGTCAGGCAGTGTGAGATTCACATGCAACAGGCGAGGCCAAATTGTTGTAAGTCGTGGTTGTCAAAATTCCCAACGAGATCCAAACGGATCGACGTGATCTCGCGGATAACGTTCCCATTGGTGTTTGCCGTTTTTAACGTGATTTACTGGTCGACGTATTTATTCCGGGAAGATAGCGAAGAGTCGTAA
- the LOC111425211 gene encoding glutamate-gated chloride channel isoform X7, translated as MEYSVQLTFREQWLDERLKFNDFGGKLKYLTLTESNRVWMPDLFFANEKEGHTHNIIMPNVYIRIFPYGSVLYSIRISLTLSCPMNLKLYPLDRQTCSLRMASYGWTTNDLVFLWKEGDPVQVVKNLHLPRFTLEKFLTDYCNSKTNTGEYSCLKVDLLFKREFSYYLIQIYIPCCMLVIVSWVSFWLDQGAVPARVSLGVTTLLTMATQTSGINASLPPVSYTKAIDVWTGVCLTFVFGALLEFALVNYASRSDMHRENMKKQRRQCELEHAASMDATSDLIDTDSNAAFAMVRLFSLCTGSDRRITHCVSFQKPLVRHPGDPMSLEKVRQCEIHMQQARPNCCKSWLSKFPTRSKRIDVISRITFPLVFAVFNVIYWSTYLFREDSEES; from the exons ATG GAATACAGCGTTCAACTCACCTTCAGGGAACAATGGCTCGATGAAAGGCTCAAATTCAACGATTTTGGAGGAAAACTCAAGTATCTCACCTTAACAGAATCCAACAGAGTTTGGATGCCCGATCTCTTCTTTGCCAATGAAAAAGAGGGACACACGCACAATATCATCATGCCGAACGTCTACATAAGAATTTTTCCATATGGATCTGTTTTATACAGTATAag aatatcCTTAACGCTTTCATGTCCAATGAATCTCAAATTATATCCTTTGGATCGACAAACGTGTTCTTTAAGAATGGCTAGTT ATGGTTGGACAACGAATGACTTGGTGTTTCTTTGGAAAGAAGGGGATCCTGTGCAAGTTGTTAAGAATTTACACCTACCACGATTCACgttggaaaaatttttgactGATTATTGCAACAGTAAAACGAATACAG GAGAATACAGTTGTCTTAAAGTAGATCTTCTCTTCAAACGTGAATTCTCATATTACCTTATCCAAATTTACATCCCTTGTTGCATGTTGGTAATCGTTTCTTGGGTATCCTTCTGGTTGGATCAAGGGGCTGTACCAGCTCGAGTATCACTAGGAGTGACAACTCTTCTAACGATGGCCACACAAACGTCAGGCATAAACGCGTCATTACCTCCGGTATCCTACACGAAAGCAATTGACGTTTGGACCGGTGTATGTTTAACATTTGTTTTTGGAGCATTATTAGAATTCGCTTTGGTCAACTACGCATCTAGATCGGACATGCATCGTGAGAATATGAAGAAGCAAAGGAGGCAGTGCGAATTGGAACACGCTGCGTCGATGGACGCAACATCAGACCTGATAGACACTGACAGCAACGCCGCATTTGCAATGGTAAGGCTCTTTTCGCTCTGCACGGGATCGGACAGGCGCATTACGCATTGTGTGTCCTTTCAGAAGCCTTTGGTACGACATCCTGGCGATCCGATGAGCCTAGAGAAGGTCAGGCAGTGTGAGATTCACATGCAACAGGCGAGGCCAAATTGTTGTAAGTCGTGGTTGTCAAAATTCCCAACGAGATCCAAACGGATCGACGTGATCTCGCGGATAACGTTCCCATTGGTGTTTGCCGTTTTTAACGTGATTTACTGGTCGACGTATTTATTCCGGGAAGATAGCGAAGAGTCGTAA